One genomic window of Xanthobacter dioxanivorans includes the following:
- a CDS encoding peptidoglycan-binding domain-containing protein — protein MALLKRGLAGEPVKILQAKLGVNADGQFGPATEEALKAYQKQHGLAADGIAGPDTFAALALPELVLLTVGSKGETVKKLQAALGITADGAYGAGTAKAVSAFQEKNGLEADGMAGPVTLAKIDVFAAAFSPEAVAKSQAAPGTVSAGGKPAEAGAAAAPKKSIWQSITEFFS, from the coding sequence ATGGCTCTACTGAAACGCGGGCTCGCCGGCGAGCCGGTGAAAATCCTCCAGGCCAAGCTCGGGGTGAATGCGGACGGCCAGTTCGGCCCCGCCACCGAGGAGGCCCTGAAGGCCTACCAGAAGCAGCACGGTCTTGCCGCGGACGGCATCGCCGGGCCGGACACCTTCGCCGCCCTCGCCCTGCCGGAACTGGTCCTGCTGACGGTGGGCAGCAAGGGCGAGACGGTGAAGAAGCTGCAGGCCGCCCTCGGCATCACCGCTGACGGTGCCTACGGCGCGGGCACCGCCAAGGCGGTGTCGGCGTTCCAGGAGAAGAACGGCCTGGAGGCCGACGGCATGGCCGGGCCGGTGACCCTCGCGAAGATCGATGTCTTCGCCGCGGCGTTCTCGCCCGAGGCTGTGGCCAAGTCCCAGGCGGCGCCCGGAACCGTGAGCGCCGGCGGCAAGCCGGCCGAGGCGGGCGCGGCCGCCGCACCGAAGAAGAGCATCTGGCAGTCCATCACCGAATTCTTCTCCTGA
- a CDS encoding M15 family metallopeptidase, with product MPSFLMDRLVKPAALALSLAGLPLAADARTDRPDLFVDVAGVVPDAVFDVRYFGTQNFVGARVDGYGAARCFLTRPAAEALAGVAADARKQGLGLRIFDCYRPARAVAHFARWASDLADTRSKAAYYPDVDKKDLFAEGYIAARSGHSRGSTLDLTLFSSATGADLDMGTPFDLFSPKSWPQSSAVSAAQKANRRLLADLMARHGFKPFDKEWWHFTLKSEPYPDTYFDFPIE from the coding sequence ATGCCCTCCTTCCTGATGGACCGACTGGTGAAGCCCGCTGCCCTCGCCCTGAGCCTTGCCGGATTGCCGCTGGCGGCCGATGCCCGCACCGACCGACCGGACCTGTTTGTCGACGTGGCCGGCGTGGTGCCCGACGCCGTGTTCGACGTGCGCTATTTTGGAACGCAGAACTTTGTCGGCGCGCGGGTGGACGGCTACGGCGCGGCCCGCTGCTTCCTCACCCGGCCGGCGGCCGAAGCGCTGGCGGGGGTGGCTGCGGACGCACGCAAGCAGGGGCTCGGCCTGCGCATCTTCGATTGCTATCGCCCGGCCCGCGCCGTGGCGCATTTCGCCCGCTGGGCGAGCGACCTGGCCGACACCCGGAGCAAGGCGGCCTATTATCCGGACGTGGACAAGAAGGACCTGTTCGCCGAGGGCTACATCGCCGCCCGGTCCGGCCATTCGCGTGGGTCGACCCTCGATCTCACCCTGTTCAGCAGCGCCACCGGCGCCGACCTCGACATGGGCACGCCCTTCGACCTGTTCAGCCCGAAGTCCTGGCCGCAATCCAGCGCCGTGTCGGCTGCCCAGAAGGCCAACCGCCGACTGCTCGCCGACCTCATGGCGCGCCACGGCTTCAAGCCGTTCGACAAGGAATGGTGGCACTTCACCCTGAAGAGCGAGCCCTATCCGGACACCTATTTCGATTTTCCCATCGAATAG
- a CDS encoding tetratricopeptide repeat protein has product MAEALAAATAGNFEAALALWEPLARNGHARAQNNIGACFVDGLGVEQDLDLARRWLELSADGGDPVGRRNLATLYFKGQGIEPDYLRAADLYRAAARDGDGPAQDMLSWMLLEGEVIPPDPVEARRWALAAAEQGIASSMTRLGMIANNALGMERDPAEAARWWRKGAEAGDADGQAMLGAACHMGQGVARDSVAAFAWLVRARAGHSALAEKFFEPVRASLSPDEEAAARRRAALPLREAP; this is encoded by the coding sequence ATGGCCGAGGCGCTCGCCGCCGCCACCGCCGGGAATTTCGAGGCGGCCCTCGCCCTGTGGGAGCCGCTCGCCCGCAACGGCCATGCCCGCGCCCAGAACAATATCGGCGCCTGCTTCGTGGACGGGCTGGGCGTCGAGCAGGACCTCGACCTCGCCCGCCGCTGGCTCGAGCTCTCCGCCGACGGCGGCGACCCGGTGGGCCGGCGCAACCTCGCCACCCTTTACTTCAAGGGTCAGGGCATCGAGCCGGACTATCTCCGCGCGGCCGATCTCTACCGCGCCGCCGCCCGGGACGGCGATGGCCCGGCGCAGGACATGCTGAGCTGGATGCTGCTGGAGGGCGAGGTGATCCCGCCCGATCCGGTGGAGGCACGCCGCTGGGCCCTCGCCGCCGCCGAGCAAGGCATCGCCTCATCCATGACCCGCCTCGGCATGATCGCCAACAATGCCCTCGGCATGGAGCGCGATCCGGCCGAGGCCGCCCGCTGGTGGCGCAAGGGCGCCGAGGCCGGCGATGCCGACGGGCAGGCCATGCTGGGCGCGGCCTGCCACATGGGCCAGGGCGTGGCGCGCGACAGCGTCGCCGCGTTCGCATGGCTGGTGCGGGCACGCGCAGGCCACAGCGCGCTGGCCGAGAAGTTTTTCGAGCCGGTGCGCGCGAGCCTGAGTCCGGACGAAGAGGCGGCCGCCCGGCGCCGCGCGGCGCTGCCCCTGAGGGAGGCCCCCTGA
- the selA gene encoding L-seryl-tRNA(Sec) selenium transferase: MSSPAVSRAEPPSPDLSSPVAPGSAAGAPSPLRHLPSVDAVLKEEAGLAAVARHGRQSTTAAVRAALDERRAALRAGAGGPAAPGEIAAAALARLDAAAAPSLKPVFNLTGTVLHTNLGRAVFAEAAVAAATRAMRSAVALEYDLDGGRRGERDDHVRDLICELTGAEDATLVNNNAAAVLLVLNTLALGKPAIVSRGELIEIGGAFRMPEIMRRAGAELAEVGTTNRTHPRDYREAIRPETGLILKVHTSNYRVEGFTAEVAPRDLAEIAHAQGVPLVNDLGSGTLADLSRYGLVHEPTVREAVAEGADLVTFSGDKLLGGPQAGFIVGRRDLVAKVNRNPMKRALRVDKVRLAAIEATLRLYRDPDSLTRHLPTLRFLTRTSADMSAQAGRLGPVLARVLGPDFTVAPEPCRSQIGSGALPLETLEGVGLAIRARDGSGGALSRLADSLRRLPVPIIGRIDAQALVLDLRCLEDEAAFIASVTTLEGAHELA, translated from the coding sequence ATGTCCTCCCCCGCCGTGTCCCGCGCCGAGCCGCCCTCCCCTGATCTCTCCTCCCCCGTGGCCCCCGGGAGCGCGGCCGGCGCCCCGTCACCGTTGCGCCACCTGCCCTCCGTGGACGCGGTGCTGAAGGAGGAGGCCGGCCTTGCCGCCGTCGCGCGCCACGGCCGCCAGTCGACCACCGCCGCCGTGCGCGCCGCCCTCGACGAGCGCCGCGCCGCCCTGCGGGCCGGCGCCGGCGGCCCGGCGGCGCCCGGCGAGATCGCCGCGGCGGCCCTCGCCCGGCTCGATGCGGCGGCCGCACCGAGTCTCAAGCCGGTGTTCAACCTCACCGGCACGGTGCTGCACACCAATCTCGGCCGCGCCGTCTTCGCCGAGGCGGCGGTGGCGGCCGCCACCCGCGCCATGCGCAGCGCGGTAGCCCTGGAATATGACCTCGACGGCGGGCGGCGCGGCGAGCGCGACGACCACGTGCGCGACCTGATCTGCGAGCTCACCGGGGCGGAGGACGCCACCCTCGTCAACAACAATGCCGCCGCCGTGCTGCTGGTGCTCAACACCCTGGCGCTGGGCAAGCCGGCCATCGTCTCGCGCGGCGAGCTGATCGAGATCGGCGGCGCCTTCCGCATGCCGGAAATCATGCGCCGTGCCGGGGCCGAGCTGGCCGAGGTGGGCACCACCAACCGCACCCACCCCCGCGACTACCGCGAGGCGATCCGGCCCGAGACCGGCCTGATCCTGAAGGTGCACACCTCCAACTACCGGGTGGAAGGCTTCACCGCCGAGGTGGCGCCCCGCGACCTCGCCGAGATCGCCCATGCCCAGGGCGTGCCCCTGGTCAACGACCTCGGCTCCGGCACCCTGGCCGACCTCTCCCGCTACGGCCTCGTCCACGAGCCCACCGTGCGCGAGGCGGTGGCCGAGGGAGCGGACCTGGTGACCTTCTCCGGCGACAAGCTCCTGGGCGGCCCGCAGGCCGGCTTCATCGTCGGCCGGCGGGACCTGGTGGCGAAGGTGAACCGCAACCCCATGAAGCGGGCGCTGCGCGTGGACAAGGTGCGCCTCGCCGCCATTGAGGCGACACTGCGCCTCTACCGCGATCCCGACAGCCTGACACGACACCTGCCGACACTGCGCTTCCTCACCCGGACGTCAGCCGACATGTCGGCCCAGGCGGGACGGCTCGGGCCGGTGCTGGCGCGGGTGCTCGGACCTGATTTTACCGTGGCGCCTGAGCCCTGCCGCAGCCAGATCGGCTCCGGCGCCCTGCCGCTCGAGACCCTGGAAGGGGTGGGCCTCGCCATCCGTGCCCGCGACGGCAGCGGCGGCGCCCTCTCCCGCCTCGCCGATTCGCTGCGCCGGCTCCCTGTTCCCATCATCGGACGCATTGACGCGCAGGCCCTCGTGCTGGATCTGAGATGCCTCGAAGACGAGGCGGCGTTCATCGCCTCCGTCACCACTCTGGAGGGGGCGCATGAGTTGGCTTGA
- the fdhE gene encoding formate dehydrogenase accessory protein FdhE, with protein MSRLSGPPGAAIPDPSVLEGVTAPAFAHLPDPTTLFERRAARFRHLAAGNPLGPYLAFLGHVCTAQQRAAGAAPQPEPPDAPTLERAHTHHMPPLDRARFTADAAFDAVFERLLSEAAAMDKPAQAAAALERLRAASDVARGEMVRNVLADSIPMEALAEHLYVSAALQVHFTRLAASLDAASLVPVGDGVCPTCGGPPVASLVVDWAGAHGARYCACSLCNTLWNFVRVRCTACGSTGGIGYQEMEGGNGSVKAETCDACHSYAKVLYLAQDGGLDPVADDVASLGLDLKQKEGPYRRSAFNPFLLGY; from the coding sequence ATGTCGCGTCTGTCCGGCCCTCCGGGGGCCGCAATCCCGGATCCGTCCGTGCTGGAGGGGGTGACCGCCCCGGCCTTCGCACACCTGCCAGACCCGACCACCCTGTTCGAACGGCGGGCCGCCCGCTTCCGGCATCTGGCCGCCGGCAACCCGCTCGGCCCCTACCTCGCCTTCCTCGGCCATGTCTGCACCGCGCAGCAGCGCGCGGCCGGTGCCGCTCCCCAGCCGGAGCCGCCGGACGCGCCGACGCTTGAGCGTGCCCACACCCACCACATGCCGCCGCTGGATCGCGCCCGCTTCACCGCGGATGCGGCCTTCGACGCGGTGTTCGAGCGGCTGCTGTCCGAGGCCGCCGCCATGGACAAGCCGGCCCAGGCAGCGGCGGCGCTGGAGCGGCTGCGCGCGGCCTCCGACGTGGCGCGCGGCGAGATGGTGCGCAATGTGCTGGCCGATTCGATCCCCATGGAAGCCCTCGCCGAGCATCTCTACGTCTCGGCGGCGCTCCAGGTGCATTTCACCCGGTTGGCGGCGAGCCTCGACGCGGCCAGCCTCGTTCCGGTCGGCGATGGCGTGTGCCCCACCTGCGGCGGCCCGCCGGTGGCGAGCCTCGTGGTCGACTGGGCGGGCGCCCACGGCGCGCGCTACTGCGCCTGCTCCCTGTGCAACACCCTGTGGAACTTCGTGCGGGTGCGCTGCACCGCCTGCGGCTCCACCGGCGGCATCGGCTACCAGGAGATGGAGGGTGGCAACGGTTCGGTGAAGGCGGAGACCTGCGACGCCTGCCATTCCTACGCCAAGGTGCTCTATTTGGCGCAGGACGGCGGCCTCGACCCGGTCGCCGACGACGTGGCGAGCCTCGGCCTCGACCTCAAGCAGAAGGAGGGCCCCTACCGCCGGTCCGCCTTCAACCCGTTCCTGCTCGGCTATTGA
- a CDS encoding formate dehydrogenase subunit gamma, with translation MSAPYDVETGDAVHPGRPVQVDRYTVGARINHWITAISLILLAISGLALFHPSLFFLTGLFGGGQMTRTIHPWIGVVLFFSFFGMFLRFWKANLWKSEDGTWMRRLRDVIAGHEEKLPELGKYNAGQKLVFWGMSFLIVVLIASGVVIWNAYFSTFTSIEQQRVALLVHAVAAVAIICVWIVHVYAAIWVKGTIGAMTRGQVTGGWAWRHHRKWFRELVSSRKSGTRGTLAE, from the coding sequence ATGAGCGCGCCCTATGACGTCGAGACGGGCGACGCGGTCCATCCGGGTCGCCCGGTGCAGGTGGACCGCTACACGGTCGGCGCCCGGATCAACCACTGGATCACGGCCATCAGCCTGATCCTCTTGGCCATCTCGGGCCTCGCCCTGTTCCATCCGAGCCTGTTCTTCCTCACCGGCCTGTTCGGTGGCGGGCAGATGACGCGCACCATCCATCCCTGGATCGGCGTGGTGCTGTTCTTCTCGTTCTTCGGCATGTTCCTGCGCTTCTGGAAGGCGAACCTGTGGAAGAGCGAGGACGGCACCTGGATGCGCCGCCTGCGCGACGTGATCGCCGGCCACGAGGAGAAGCTGCCCGAGCTCGGCAAGTACAATGCCGGCCAGAAGCTGGTCTTCTGGGGCATGAGCTTCCTCATCGTCGTGCTGATCGCCTCCGGCGTGGTGATCTGGAACGCCTATTTCTCCACCTTCACCAGCATCGAGCAGCAGCGCGTCGCGCTCCTGGTGCATGCGGTGGCGGCGGTGGCGATCATCTGCGTGTGGATCGTGCACGTCTATGCCGCCATCTGGGTCAAGGGCACCATCGGCGCCATGACCCGCGGCCAGGTGACCGGCGGCTGGGCCTGGCGGCACCACCGCAAGTGGTTCCGCGAGCTCGTCTCCTCGCGTAAATCGGGTACGCGGGGTACTCTCGCCGAGTGA
- the fdxH gene encoding formate dehydrogenase subunit beta, which translates to MFPPIPNPTTAPVAPKFGDADLIRRSASSLKVPVEFKEPVAKLIDVSKCIGCKACQAACLEWNELHEEIGTFNGTYTNPPDLTPASFTLMRFTEWVNPETDNLEWLIRKDGCMHCADPGCLKACPAPGAIVQYSNGIVDFDHDKCIGCGYCVKGCPFNIPRISQVDHKAYKCTLCSDRVAVGQGPACQKACPTQAIVFGTKTQMKEWAEGRIKDLKSRGYQNAGLYDPPGVGGTHVMYVLQHADQPSIYAGLPDNPRISPIVEVWKGVTKYVGLGVMGFAAIAGALHYLVNGANKVTPEDEANAEKLTQQGGRS; encoded by the coding sequence ATGTTTCCTCCGATCCCGAACCCCACCACCGCCCCGGTCGCGCCGAAGTTCGGCGACGCGGACCTCATCCGGCGCTCGGCGTCCTCGCTGAAGGTGCCGGTGGAGTTCAAGGAGCCGGTGGCCAAGCTGATCGATGTGTCCAAGTGCATCGGCTGCAAGGCCTGCCAGGCGGCGTGCCTCGAATGGAACGAGCTCCACGAGGAGATCGGCACCTTCAACGGCACCTACACCAACCCGCCGGACCTGACCCCGGCGTCGTTCACGCTGATGCGCTTCACCGAGTGGGTGAACCCCGAGACCGACAATCTCGAATGGCTCATCCGCAAGGACGGCTGCATGCATTGCGCCGATCCGGGCTGCCTGAAGGCCTGCCCGGCGCCCGGCGCCATCGTGCAGTATTCCAACGGCATCGTGGATTTCGACCACGACAAGTGCATCGGCTGCGGCTACTGCGTGAAGGGCTGCCCCTTCAACATTCCGCGCATCTCGCAGGTGGACCACAAGGCGTACAAGTGCACCCTGTGCTCCGACCGCGTGGCGGTGGGCCAGGGCCCGGCCTGCCAGAAGGCGTGCCCCACCCAGGCCATCGTGTTCGGCACCAAGACGCAGATGAAGGAATGGGCCGAGGGGCGCATCAAGGACCTGAAGTCGCGCGGCTACCAGAATGCAGGCCTCTATGATCCGCCGGGCGTGGGCGGCACCCATGTGATGTATGTGCTGCAGCACGCCGACCAGCCCTCGATCTATGCGGGCCTGCCGGACAATCCGCGCATCAGCCCCATCGTCGAGGTGTGGAAGGGCGTGACCAAATATGTGGGTCTCGGCGTCATGGGCTTTGCCGCCATCGCCGGGGCGCTCCACTATCTCGTCAACGGCGCCAACAAGGTGACGCCCGAGGACGAGGCCAACGCCGAGAAGCTGACGCAGCAGGGAGGCCGTTCATGA
- the fdnG gene encoding formate dehydrogenase-N subunit alpha translates to MNMELTRRQFLRTAGAGVAGTTLGAMGFGAIEEAYASTIKPFRLVNTTEVRNTCTYCSVACGILIFAKGNLAKGEKAQITHIEGDTDHPTNRGTLCPKGAALLDIVKSASRLTSPMIRRAGSDSFEKISWNEALDKIARAMKDDRDANFIAKNKDGVTVNRWVTTGFLAASATTNETAWCTYKVVRSTGMLVFDNQARVUHGPTVSSLGPTFGRGAMTNSWTDIRNTDLVIIMGGNAAEAHPCGFKWVTEAKANRGAKLIVVDPRFTRSAAVADYYAPIRQGSDIAFLNGVINYCIANDKVQWDYVKAFTNATYVVKEGFAYQDGLFTGYDEEKRDYNRSTWDYEIGPDGFAVVDETLQNPRCVWNLLKQHVALYTPDLVERITGTPKDKFLKVASMIAECASPTKTMTSMYALGWTQHSKGSQNIRTMAMLQLILGNIGVRGGGMNALRGHSNIQGLTDVGLMSNMIPGYLTLPTEREPDFNAYMSTRGFKPLRPNQMSYWQNYKKFMVSFQKAMWGASATADNNWAFDYLPKLDVPAYDILRAFELMKQGKMNVYICQGFNPLQAFPNKAKLADALSKLKLLVVMDPLQTETARFWENHGVYNPADPAKIQTEVIQLPTTCFAEDEGSLVNSGRWLQWHWPAGSPPGEAKTDVAIMAGIHLRLKDLYRKEGGAFPDPILNLTWTYKDAHEPTPVELTKELNGYVISDVLDPSDPTKKVLEAGKQVATFGVLRDDGSTACGNWIYSGSYTEAGNMMARRDNSDPDNTGAYLKWSFAWPANRRILYNRASCDINGKPWDPTRKLLEWDGSKWTGYDVPDIAPTAKPQDVGPFIMNPEGVSRLFARGMMREGPFPVHYEPFESPVANLVAPKIRGNPVARVFKDDFAQFAEPASKEFPYAATSYRLTEHFHYWTKNNHVNAVLQPEFFVEISEELAKEKSIANAGWVRVWSKRGSVFAKAYVTKRIRPLTVDGKLVHIVGIPIHWGFVGAAKKGFPANVLTPFVGDANIETPEFKAFLVNIEPSTGPVA, encoded by the coding sequence ATGAATATGGAGCTCACGCGGCGCCAGTTCCTGAGAACGGCGGGCGCGGGCGTGGCGGGCACGACGCTTGGAGCGATGGGCTTCGGTGCCATCGAGGAGGCCTACGCCTCCACCATCAAGCCATTCCGCCTCGTCAACACCACGGAAGTCCGCAACACCTGCACCTATTGCTCGGTGGCCTGCGGCATCCTCATCTTTGCCAAGGGGAACCTCGCCAAGGGCGAGAAGGCGCAGATCACCCATATCGAGGGTGACACCGACCACCCCACCAATCGCGGCACGCTCTGCCCGAAGGGCGCGGCCCTCCTCGACATCGTCAAGTCCGCGTCGCGCCTCACCTCCCCCATGATCCGGCGCGCGGGATCCGACAGCTTCGAGAAGATTTCCTGGAACGAGGCGCTCGACAAGATCGCCCGCGCCATGAAGGACGACCGCGACGCGAACTTCATCGCCAAGAACAAGGACGGCGTGACCGTGAACCGGTGGGTGACCACCGGCTTCCTCGCCGCCTCGGCGACGACCAACGAAACCGCCTGGTGCACGTACAAGGTCGTGCGCAGCACCGGCATGCTGGTGTTCGACAACCAGGCGCGGGTTTGACACGGCCCCACGGTGTCCAGTTTGGGCCCAACTTTTGGCCGTGGCGCGATGACCAATTCGTGGACCGACATCCGGAACACGGACCTCGTCATCATCATGGGCGGCAATGCCGCCGAGGCGCATCCGTGCGGATTTAAATGGGTGACGGAGGCGAAAGCCAACCGGGGCGCCAAGCTCATCGTCGTGGACCCGCGCTTCACGCGCTCGGCCGCGGTGGCGGACTATTACGCGCCGATCCGGCAGGGCTCGGACATCGCCTTCCTGAACGGCGTCATCAACTATTGCATCGCCAACGACAAGGTGCAGTGGGATTATGTGAAGGCCTTCACCAACGCGACCTATGTCGTGAAGGAGGGCTTTGCCTATCAGGACGGCCTCTTCACCGGCTATGACGAGGAGAAGCGCGACTACAACCGCTCCACCTGGGACTACGAGATCGGTCCCGACGGCTTCGCGGTGGTGGACGAGACGCTGCAGAATCCGCGCTGCGTGTGGAACCTGCTGAAGCAGCACGTCGCCCTGTACACGCCGGACCTCGTCGAGCGCATCACCGGCACGCCCAAGGACAAGTTCCTGAAGGTGGCGTCGATGATCGCGGAATGCGCGTCGCCCACGAAGACGATGACCTCCATGTATGCGCTGGGCTGGACCCAGCATTCCAAGGGGTCGCAGAACATCCGTACCATGGCGATGCTCCAGCTCATCCTGGGCAATATCGGCGTGCGCGGCGGCGGCATGAATGCGTTGCGCGGGCACTCCAACATCCAGGGGCTGACCGACGTCGGGCTCATGTCCAACATGATCCCCGGCTACCTCACCCTGCCGACGGAGCGCGAGCCCGACTTCAACGCCTACATGTCGACCCGCGGGTTCAAGCCGCTGCGGCCGAACCAGATGAGCTACTGGCAGAACTACAAGAAGTTCATGGTCAGTTTCCAGAAGGCCATGTGGGGCGCTTCCGCGACCGCCGACAACAACTGGGCGTTCGACTACCTGCCGAAACTCGACGTGCCGGCCTACGACATCCTGCGCGCCTTCGAGCTGATGAAGCAGGGCAAGATGAACGTCTATATCTGCCAGGGCTTCAACCCCCTGCAGGCGTTCCCCAACAAGGCCAAGCTCGCCGACGCGCTGTCGAAGCTCAAGCTGCTGGTGGTCATGGATCCGCTCCAGACCGAAACCGCCCGCTTCTGGGAGAATCACGGCGTCTACAATCCCGCTGACCCCGCGAAGATCCAGACCGAGGTGATCCAGCTGCCCACCACCTGCTTCGCGGAGGACGAGGGCTCCCTCGTCAATTCCGGGCGGTGGCTCCAGTGGCACTGGCCGGCCGGCTCGCCTCCGGGGGAGGCGAAGACCGACGTGGCGATCATGGCCGGCATCCACCTGCGGCTGAAGGATCTGTACCGGAAGGAAGGCGGCGCCTTCCCCGATCCGATCCTCAACCTCACCTGGACCTACAAGGACGCGCACGAGCCCACCCCGGTCGAGCTCACCAAGGAGCTCAATGGCTACGTGATCTCGGACGTGCTGGACCCGAGCGACCCCACCAAGAAGGTGCTCGAGGCCGGCAAGCAGGTGGCGACCTTCGGCGTCCTGCGCGACGACGGCTCGACCGCCTGTGGCAACTGGATCTATTCCGGCTCCTACACGGAGGCCGGCAACATGATGGCGCGCCGGGACAATTCCGATCCGGACAACACCGGCGCCTATCTGAAGTGGTCGTTCGCCTGGCCGGCGAACCGCCGCATCCTCTACAACCGCGCTTCCTGCGACATCAACGGCAAGCCGTGGGACCCCACGCGCAAGCTTCTGGAATGGGACGGGTCCAAGTGGACGGGCTACGACGTGCCCGACATCGCCCCCACCGCCAAGCCGCAGGACGTGGGCCCCTTCATCATGAACCCGGAAGGCGTCTCGCGCCTGTTCGCCCGGGGCATGATGCGGGAAGGCCCGTTCCCGGTGCACTACGAGCCGTTCGAGAGCCCGGTCGCCAACCTCGTCGCCCCGAAGATCCGGGGCAATCCGGTGGCGCGCGTGTTCAAGGACGACTTCGCCCAGTTCGCCGAGCCGGCGTCCAAGGAGTTCCCCTACGCGGCGACCTCCTATCGCCTGACCGAGCACTTTCACTACTGGACCAAGAACAACCACGTGAACGCGGTGCTCCAGCCCGAATTCTTCGTGGAGATCTCCGAGGAGCTGGCCAAGGAGAAGTCGATTGCGAATGCCGGCTGGGTGCGGGTGTGGTCGAAGCGCGGCTCGGTCTTCGCCAAGGCCTACGTGACCAAGCGCATCCGTCCGCTGACGGTGGACGGCAAGCTCGTCCACATCGTCGGCATCCCCATCCATTGGGGCTTCGTCGGCGCGGCCAAGAAGGGCTTCCCGGCCAACGTGCTCACCCCGTTCGTGGGTGACGCCAACATCGAAACGCCGGAATTCAAGGCGTTCCTGGTCAATATCGAGCCCTCAACCGGGCCGGTGGCATAG
- a CDS encoding TlpA family protein disulfide reductase — MLPLLLSLGLPGVAAADPERQAPRPLQAVEGAPPAPRLQLAALDGTPFDLAAAPGVTVVHFFATWCEPCRSELPALARFAARAPQVEVVMVDVAEVEARVRRFFDNLPGTGGLRTDRILMDVDRSAARAWGVSLLPATFVVARGRLALALEGEAAWDSPETDSRIIALSKPAGGAPQAPPKTGSQEEL, encoded by the coding sequence GTGCTTCCTCTCCTCCTGTCCCTGGGGTTGCCCGGCGTGGCGGCCGCCGATCCGGAGCGGCAGGCGCCGCGTCCGCTCCAGGCGGTGGAGGGCGCCCCGCCGGCGCCCCGGCTGCAGCTCGCGGCCCTCGACGGGACCCCCTTCGACCTCGCCGCGGCGCCCGGCGTGACGGTCGTTCATTTCTTCGCCACCTGGTGCGAGCCCTGCCGCAGCGAGCTGCCGGCGCTCGCGCGCTTCGCCGCCCGCGCCCCGCAGGTCGAGGTGGTGATGGTGGACGTGGCGGAGGTGGAGGCGCGCGTGCGCCGGTTCTTCGACAACCTGCCCGGCACCGGAGGGCTGCGGACGGACCGCATTCTCATGGATGTCGACCGGTCCGCCGCGCGCGCCTGGGGCGTGAGCCTGCTGCCGGCCACCTTCGTGGTGGCGCGGGGGCGCCTCGCATTGGCGCTGGAAGGGGAGGCGGCCTGGGACAGCCCCGAAACCGACAGCCGCATCATCGCCCTCTCCAAGCCGGCCGGCGGCGCGCCGCAGGCGCCCCCCAAAACAGGAAGCCAGGAGGAACTGTGA
- the selD gene encoding selenide, water dikinase SelD, translating to MLDVPSVRLTSLAHGGGCGCKLAPSVLQDLLAGQPQTGPFARLLVGTETGDDAAAYDLDGATAIIATTDFFMPMVDDPDHFGRIAATNAISDVYAMGGTPLMALAILGMPLGKIDTATVRAILAGGAAICAEAGIPVAGGHSIDCPEPVYGLAVIGAAPRERIRRNSTARPGDALILTKALGVGVYSAAFKKDALSAAAYDEMIASVTRLNRVGAELAKDEDVHAMTDVTGFGILGHGLEMARGSGATLKLSAAALPLLAEAETLAQQGYITGASHRNWASYGAEVDLPEGTPDWRRHLLTDPQTSGGLLVSCAAEKADRLLGEIIAAGYPAAARIGTVEAGPGRVVVGA from the coding sequence ATGCTCGACGTGCCCTCGGTCCGCCTCACCAGCCTTGCCCACGGCGGGGGTTGCGGCTGCAAGCTCGCCCCGTCGGTGCTGCAGGACCTGCTCGCCGGTCAGCCGCAGACCGGCCCCTTCGCCCGGCTGCTGGTGGGCACCGAGACGGGAGACGACGCCGCCGCCTATGACCTGGATGGCGCCACCGCCATCATCGCCACCACCGACTTCTTCATGCCCATGGTGGACGACCCCGACCATTTCGGCCGCATCGCCGCCACCAATGCCATCTCCGACGTCTACGCCATGGGCGGCACGCCGCTGATGGCGCTGGCCATCCTCGGCATGCCGCTGGGCAAGATCGACACCGCCACGGTGCGCGCCATCCTCGCCGGGGGAGCCGCCATCTGCGCCGAGGCGGGCATCCCGGTGGCGGGCGGCCATTCCATCGACTGCCCGGAGCCGGTCTACGGCCTCGCGGTGATCGGCGCCGCGCCGCGCGAGCGCATCCGGCGCAATTCCACGGCCCGGCCAGGGGATGCGCTCATCCTCACCAAGGCGCTGGGGGTGGGGGTCTATTCCGCCGCCTTCAAGAAGGATGCGCTCTCCGCCGCCGCCTATGACGAGATGATCGCCTCGGTGACCAGGCTCAACCGGGTCGGCGCAGAGCTGGCGAAGGACGAGGACGTGCACGCCATGACCGACGTCACCGGCTTCGGCATCCTCGGCCACGGGCTGGAGATGGCGCGCGGCTCGGGCGCGACGCTCAAGCTTTCGGCGGCCGCGCTGCCGCTGCTCGCCGAAGCCGAGACGCTGGCGCAGCAGGGCTACATCACCGGCGCCTCGCACCGCAACTGGGCGAGCTACGGGGCCGAGGTGGACCTGCCGGAGGGCACGCCCGACTGGCGGCGCCACCTCCTGACCGACCCGCAGACCTCCGGCGGCCTCCTCGTCTCCTGCGCGGCGGAAAAGGCGGACCGGCTGCTGGGCGAGATCATCGCCGCCGGCTACCCCGCCGCCGCCCGCATCGGCACGGTGGAAGCAGGTCCGGGGCGGGTGGTGGTGGGCGCCTGA